A genomic region of Streptomyces sp. NBC_00247 contains the following coding sequences:
- the mreC gene encoding rod shape-determining protein MreC, giving the protein MRDTRESRLLLVLLIVIAFALITVDIRGGEDSPVDGARQAAATVFGPVENGVAAAVDPVGNAIGAVRDSGDRHDRIAALEKENAALKTELGSDARTNSRVRQLDAILKNADAGQYGIKGAQVIAIGAAQGFSWTITIDAGSKDGVARDMTVLNGEGLVGRVTTVGPNTATVLLANDPDFTVGTRMEATDELGFATGQGNSPLSVQFLNGKAKVAEGDRLVTFGSSKDKPFVPGVPVGEVVRVDPSGGDLTRTVYVKPFVGFTKLDIVGIVVQAPRTDPRDAVLPKKPAKPAKPKPTPTVTVTVQPNGDLVDGNGKVVGNIHQTPGATASGQAAGATDVATLPATDADANTDADTDAAADPDGQADDQE; this is encoded by the coding sequence GTGAGGGACACACGAGAGAGCCGGCTGCTCCTGGTGCTGCTGATCGTCATCGCGTTCGCACTGATCACGGTGGACATCCGCGGCGGCGAGGACTCGCCGGTGGACGGCGCCAGGCAGGCCGCCGCGACGGTCTTCGGACCCGTCGAGAACGGTGTGGCGGCGGCGGTGGACCCGGTGGGCAACGCCATCGGCGCCGTCCGGGACTCCGGCGACCGGCACGACCGGATCGCGGCCCTGGAGAAGGAGAACGCGGCGCTCAAGACGGAGCTCGGCAGCGACGCCCGCACCAACAGCCGGGTCCGCCAGCTCGACGCCATCCTGAAGAACGCCGACGCCGGCCAGTACGGCATCAAGGGCGCCCAGGTCATCGCCATAGGAGCGGCCCAGGGCTTCTCCTGGACGATCACCATCGACGCGGGCTCCAAGGACGGCGTCGCCCGCGACATGACCGTCCTCAACGGCGAGGGACTCGTCGGCCGCGTCACCACCGTCGGCCCGAACACGGCGACCGTACTCCTCGCCAACGACCCGGACTTCACCGTCGGGACCCGGATGGAGGCGACCGACGAACTCGGCTTCGCCACCGGCCAGGGCAACAGCCCGCTCTCGGTGCAGTTCCTCAACGGCAAGGCGAAGGTGGCCGAGGGAGACCGGCTCGTCACCTTCGGCTCCAGCAAGGACAAGCCGTTCGTGCCCGGCGTCCCGGTCGGCGAGGTCGTCCGCGTCGACCCGTCCGGCGGCGATCTCACCCGTACCGTCTACGTCAAGCCGTTCGTCGGCTTCACCAAGCTCGACATCGTCGGCATCGTCGTCCAGGCCCCGCGCACGGACCCGCGCGACGCGGTCCTGCCGAAGAAGCCCGCCAAGCCGGCCAAGCCGAAGCCCACCCCCACCGTCACCGTGACCGTCCAGCCCAACGGCGACCTCGTCGACGGCAACGGCAAGGTCGTCGGCAACATCCACCAGACGCCCGGCGCGACGGCCTCGGGCCAGGCAGCCGGTGCCACCGACGTCGCCACGCTGCCCGCCACCGACGCCGACGCGAACACCGACGCCGATACAGACGCTGCCGCCGACCCAGACGGCCAGGCAGACGACCAGGAGTAG
- the mreD gene encoding rod shape-determining protein MreD: MRLNRTLLSVALVVIALVVQVSVLARLQLPGAVPDLLLLTVLGLAFVYGHVSGALIGFGAGLLADLAPPADHAAGRYALVLCVIGYLAGLVRPENGQLKSAFGPMAFVVVAAVGTTLLYALVGALVGDTAARHVGLTSLVFTATVYDLLLAPFVVPLIMGLARRTENDPVSESAGGDVSAGWLSSGTGLTIGNQRGGLRVRAARNRAARAGRIKGVKRL; the protein is encoded by the coding sequence ATGCGCTTGAACCGGACGCTGCTCTCCGTCGCCCTCGTCGTGATCGCCCTCGTGGTCCAGGTCTCCGTACTCGCCAGACTCCAGCTCCCCGGAGCCGTCCCCGACCTGCTGCTGCTCACCGTCCTCGGACTCGCCTTCGTGTACGGCCACGTCAGCGGGGCGCTGATCGGCTTCGGCGCGGGTCTGCTCGCCGACCTGGCCCCGCCCGCCGACCACGCCGCCGGGCGCTACGCCCTGGTGCTCTGCGTCATCGGCTACCTCGCGGGGCTGGTCCGGCCGGAGAACGGGCAGCTCAAGTCGGCTTTCGGCCCGATGGCGTTCGTCGTCGTGGCGGCCGTCGGCACCACCCTGCTGTACGCGCTCGTGGGCGCCCTGGTCGGTGACACCGCGGCCCGGCACGTCGGCCTCACCAGCCTGGTGTTCACGGCCACCGTGTACGACCTGCTGCTCGCGCCGTTCGTCGTACCGCTGATCATGGGGCTCGCCAGACGCACCGAGAACGACCCGGTCTCCGAGTCGGCCGGCGGCGACGTCTCCGCCGGCTGGCTCTCCTCGGGCACCGGCCTGACGATCGGCAACCAGCGCGGCGGACTCCGGGTCCGGGCCGCCCGCAATCGCGCCGCGCGCGCGGGAAGGATCAAGGGGGTCAAGCGACTGTGA
- the mrdA gene encoding penicillin-binding protein 2, whose protein sequence is MSNIPETGRTQRVQIRLVVIQILVFSLLLTLGGRLWYLQIRNGQEYTDEAKNNHVQQVVQPAVRGAILDARGVPLADNETRLVVSASRTELLKMEDDGDAVLTRLAAVLDMKPKDVKDKVRLCDAKTPQPCWNGSPYQPIPVTDEATTQQALQIRERAEDFPGITAEPTAVRRYAAPGGANTAQVLGYLSPVTDEEITKAQDTESPYLRSDQVGRSGLERTYDRELRGKAGVTRYEVDNLGRVIGQAANDPAEPGASVVTSIDARVQSVAEYELDKAMKTARKEFDKNTNENYKADSGAVVVMEAKTGRVVAMASLPDYDPNAWVGGISAKDYDKLTTKKSNYPLLNRAIQGQAAPGSIFKVVSSTAAVNAGYPFDGNYPCPSSYSIGGQTFKNFESQGYGSITIGRALEVSCDTVYYGIAHKEWLKDGGTNPKKNPGDWFYKTAHQFGLGKETGIDLPNEVTGRVPDRQWKESFFKANKAFWCKDGKKDGTYAQQIEYENCLEGDKMRAGDSVNYSIGQGDTLVTPIQMATIYAAISNGGTLYDPTVGKAIVSGDGKTVQEIKPVPHGKLPFTGSTRDDIDEALAGVATRGSAAWRFGGWPQDKIPMHAKTGTAEVYGKQTTSWFATYTKDYSIVMTISQGGTGSGASGPAVRNIYNALYGLDAEGKQDLKKALLPTPQKTLPKIQPDGTINAPKVKPYDPDADKPLGEGQQALAATLGRRD, encoded by the coding sequence GTGAGCAACATCCCCGAGACCGGCCGGACCCAGCGCGTCCAGATCCGCCTCGTCGTCATCCAGATCCTCGTCTTCTCCCTCCTCCTGACGCTCGGCGGCCGGCTCTGGTACCTCCAGATCCGCAACGGCCAGGAGTACACCGACGAGGCCAAGAACAACCACGTCCAGCAGGTCGTCCAGCCCGCCGTCCGGGGCGCCATCCTCGACGCGCGCGGTGTGCCGCTGGCCGACAACGAGACCCGCCTCGTCGTCTCCGCCAGCCGCACCGAGCTGCTGAAGATGGAGGACGACGGGGACGCCGTCCTCACCCGCCTCGCGGCCGTCCTCGACATGAAGCCGAAGGACGTCAAGGACAAGGTCCGGCTCTGCGACGCGAAGACCCCCCAGCCCTGCTGGAACGGCTCGCCCTACCAGCCGATCCCGGTCACCGACGAGGCCACCACCCAGCAGGCGCTCCAGATCCGCGAGCGCGCCGAGGACTTCCCCGGCATCACCGCCGAACCCACCGCCGTACGCCGGTACGCGGCCCCCGGCGGCGCCAACACCGCCCAGGTCCTCGGCTACCTCTCCCCGGTCACCGACGAGGAGATCACCAAGGCCCAGGACACCGAGTCGCCGTACCTCCGCTCCGACCAGGTGGGCCGCTCCGGCCTGGAGCGCACGTACGACCGGGAGCTGCGCGGCAAGGCCGGTGTCACCCGATACGAGGTCGACAACCTCGGCCGGGTCATCGGGCAGGCCGCGAACGACCCGGCCGAGCCCGGCGCGTCCGTCGTCACCTCGATAGACGCCCGCGTCCAGTCCGTCGCCGAGTACGAGCTCGACAAGGCGATGAAGACGGCCCGCAAGGAGTTCGACAAGAACACCAACGAGAACTACAAGGCCGACTCCGGCGCCGTCGTCGTGATGGAGGCCAAGACCGGTCGGGTCGTCGCGATGGCCTCGCTGCCGGACTACGACCCCAACGCGTGGGTCGGCGGCATCTCGGCCAAGGACTACGACAAGCTCACCACCAAGAAGTCCAACTACCCGCTGCTGAACCGCGCGATCCAGGGCCAGGCGGCCCCCGGCTCCATCTTCAAGGTCGTCTCCTCCACGGCCGCCGTCAACGCCGGGTACCCGTTCGACGGCAACTACCCGTGCCCGAGCTCGTACTCCATCGGCGGCCAGACCTTCAAGAACTTCGAGTCGCAGGGGTACGGCTCCATCACCATCGGCCGCGCCCTGGAGGTCTCCTGCGACACCGTCTACTACGGCATCGCGCACAAGGAGTGGCTGAAGGACGGCGGCACCAACCCGAAGAAGAACCCCGGCGACTGGTTCTACAAGACCGCGCACCAGTTCGGCCTCGGCAAGGAGACCGGCATCGACCTCCCCAACGAGGTCACCGGCCGTGTCCCCGACCGCCAGTGGAAGGAGAGCTTCTTCAAGGCCAACAAGGCCTTCTGGTGCAAGGACGGCAAGAAGGACGGCACGTACGCCCAGCAGATCGAGTACGAGAACTGCCTCGAAGGCGACAAGATGCGCGCCGGTGACTCCGTCAACTACTCGATCGGCCAGGGCGACACCCTCGTCACCCCGATCCAGATGGCCACCATCTACGCCGCGATCTCCAACGGCGGCACCCTCTACGACCCCACCGTCGGCAAGGCGATCGTCAGCGGCGACGGCAAGACCGTCCAGGAGATCAAGCCCGTCCCGCACGGCAAGCTGCCCTTCACCGGGTCCACGCGCGACGACATAGACGAAGCCCTCGCGGGTGTCGCGACCCGGGGCAGCGCCGCCTGGCGGTTCGGCGGCTGGCCCCAGGACAAGATCCCGATGCACGCCAAGACGGGTACCGCCGAGGTCTACGGCAAGCAGACGACCTCATGGTTCGCCACCTACACCAAGGACTACTCGATCGTCATGACGATCTCCCAGGGTGGTACCGGCTCCGGCGCCTCCGGCCCCGCCGTGCGCAACATCTACAACGCCCTCTACGGCCTGGACGCGGAAGGCAAGCAGGACCTCAAGAAGGCGCTGCTGCCCACGCCGCAGAAGACCCTCCCGAAGATCCAGCCCGATGGGACGATCAACGCCCCGAAGGTCAAGCCTTACGACCCCGACGCCGACAAGCCCCTCGGCGAGGGGCAGCAGGCGCTCGCCGCGACGCTCGGGAGGCGGGACTGA
- the rodA gene encoding rod shape-determining protein RodA: MAGGFSVSGYGPERSSWAWLTARDSVVRRLDWPLLGSALALSFIGSLLVYSATRGRDSLTHGDPYYFLFRHALNTGIGFGLMIGTIWLGHRTLRGAVPILYGLSVVLVLAVLSPLGATVNGAHAWIIIGGGFSLQPSEFTKITIILGMAMLLASRVDAGDQLHPDHRTVAKALGVAAVPMGIVMLMPDLGSVMVMVFIVLGVLLASGASNRWVFGLLGAGALGAVSVWQLGLLDDYQIARFAAFANPALDPAGVGYNTNQARIAIGSGGLTGTGLFHGTQTTGQFVPEQQTDFVFTVAGEELGFAGAGLIIVLLGVVLWRACRIARETTELYGTIVAAGIIAWFAFQAFENIGMTLGIMPVAGLPLPFVSYGGSSMFAVWVAIGLLQSIRVQRPMTA; encoded by the coding sequence ATGGCCGGCGGCTTCTCCGTCTCCGGGTACGGCCCCGAGCGGTCCTCCTGGGCCTGGCTCACCGCACGCGACTCCGTCGTGCGGCGGCTCGACTGGCCCCTGCTCGGTTCCGCGCTCGCACTCTCCTTCATCGGGTCCCTGCTCGTCTACTCGGCGACCCGGGGCCGCGACTCCCTCACCCACGGCGACCCGTACTACTTCCTCTTCCGCCACGCCCTCAACACCGGCATCGGCTTCGGCCTGATGATCGGCACGATCTGGCTCGGCCACCGCACCCTGCGCGGAGCCGTACCGATCCTCTACGGGCTCTCCGTCGTCCTGGTGCTGGCGGTCCTCAGCCCGCTCGGCGCCACCGTCAACGGCGCGCACGCCTGGATCATCATCGGTGGCGGCTTCTCGCTCCAGCCCTCCGAGTTCACCAAGATCACCATCATCCTGGGCATGGCGATGCTGCTCGCCTCCCGCGTCGACGCGGGCGACCAGCTCCACCCCGACCACCGCACCGTCGCCAAGGCGCTCGGGGTGGCGGCGGTACCGATGGGCATCGTCATGCTGATGCCCGACCTGGGCTCGGTCATGGTGATGGTCTTCATCGTCCTCGGCGTGCTCCTCGCCTCCGGCGCCTCCAACCGCTGGGTCTTCGGCCTCCTCGGCGCGGGCGCCCTCGGCGCGGTCTCCGTCTGGCAGCTCGGGCTCCTGGACGACTACCAGATCGCCCGGTTCGCGGCCTTCGCCAACCCGGCCCTGGACCCGGCGGGCGTCGGATACAACACCAACCAGGCGCGCATCGCCATCGGTTCCGGCGGCCTCACCGGCACCGGGCTCTTCCACGGCACGCAGACCACCGGCCAGTTCGTCCCCGAGCAGCAGACCGACTTCGTCTTCACGGTCGCGGGCGAGGAACTCGGCTTCGCGGGAGCCGGGCTGATCATCGTGCTCCTCGGCGTCGTCCTCTGGCGCGCCTGCCGCATCGCCCGTGAGACCACCGAGCTCTACGGCACGATCGTGGCCGCCGGGATCATCGCCTGGTTCGCCTTCCAGGCGTTCGAGAACATCGGGATGACCCTCGGCATCATGCCGGTCGCCGGTCTGCCGCTGCCCTTCGTCTCGTACGGAGGGTCGTCGATGTTCGCCGTCTGGGTGGCGATCGGGCTGCTCCAGTCGATCAGGGTGCAGCGGCCGATGACGGCCTAG
- a CDS encoding CYTH and CHAD domain-containing protein, producing the protein MADVKREIERKYEAAPEIRLPDLTGVAGTAASVPRGVVELDAVYYDTDDFRLAAGSVTLRRRTGGDEEGWHVKFPVAPGVRDEIRAPLSATLPDELAELIRSRVRDRPVVPVVRLLSSRDVHHLADAEGRLLAELSVDTVLAERLAEDGAGATTGWTEIEVELADDGDPDYLDAVEERLAAAGVRPSASGSKVARALAETAPGERTAPETGDEEPGDTAGGQVLAHVRRQIGTIVTLDPAVRRDLPDAVHRMRVATRRLRSAFKTYRKVLDRTVTDPVGAELKWLAAELGTGRDHEVLEARLLQRVDEVEPALLLGPVRGRLERWGAAERTGARRRILAVLDGERYLALLGTLDALVADPPLLPAAGEDAAGTLTRAVLKDHDRLTARVEHALDLPPGPGRDLAMHEARKAAKRTRYAGEAARPVLGKPAKRLAKRVKAVQSLLGDHQDGVVARDALRALAVHAHGAGESAFTWGLLYGREEAAAARLEHRLPHVWARASEARLRAALKS; encoded by the coding sequence ATGGCCGACGTGAAGCGCGAGATCGAGCGGAAGTACGAAGCGGCTCCCGAAATCAGGCTGCCCGACCTCACCGGGGTGGCCGGAACGGCCGCGTCCGTGCCACGCGGGGTCGTGGAACTCGACGCCGTCTACTACGACACCGACGACTTCCGGCTGGCGGCCGGCTCCGTCACCCTGCGCCGCAGGACCGGCGGCGACGAGGAGGGCTGGCACGTGAAGTTCCCCGTCGCCCCCGGCGTACGCGACGAGATCCGCGCGCCGCTCTCCGCCACGCTGCCCGACGAGCTCGCGGAGCTGATCCGCTCCCGGGTCCGCGACCGGCCCGTGGTCCCGGTCGTCCGGCTGCTCTCCTCACGGGACGTCCACCACCTCGCCGACGCCGAGGGCAGGCTGCTCGCCGAGCTGAGCGTCGACACCGTCCTCGCGGAGCGGCTGGCCGAGGACGGCGCCGGAGCCACCACCGGGTGGACCGAGATCGAGGTCGAACTCGCCGACGACGGCGACCCCGACTACCTGGACGCCGTGGAGGAGCGGCTCGCGGCCGCCGGCGTAAGGCCCTCGGCCTCCGGCTCCAAGGTGGCCCGCGCGCTCGCCGAGACGGCACCGGGGGAGCGGACGGCGCCGGAAACGGGGGACGAGGAGCCCGGGGACACCGCGGGCGGCCAGGTCCTCGCCCACGTGCGCCGGCAGATCGGGACGATCGTCACCCTCGACCCCGCGGTCCGCCGCGACCTGCCCGACGCGGTGCACCGGATGCGGGTCGCCACCCGGCGGCTGCGCAGCGCCTTCAAGACGTACCGGAAGGTCCTCGACCGGACCGTCACCGATCCGGTCGGCGCGGAGCTGAAGTGGCTCGCCGCCGAGCTGGGCACCGGCCGGGACCACGAGGTGCTGGAGGCGCGACTGCTCCAGCGCGTCGACGAGGTGGAACCCGCCCTGCTGCTGGGACCCGTACGCGGCCGGCTGGAGCGGTGGGGAGCGGCCGAACGCACCGGGGCCCGCCGCCGCATCCTGGCGGTGCTCGACGGGGAGCGGTATCTCGCGCTGCTCGGCACCCTGGACGCGCTGGTCGCCGACCCGCCCCTGCTGCCCGCGGCCGGCGAGGACGCCGCCGGGACCCTCACCCGCGCGGTGCTGAAGGACCACGACCGGCTCACCGCCCGCGTCGAGCACGCCCTTGACCTGCCGCCGGGCCCCGGCCGCGACCTGGCGATGCACGAGGCCCGCAAGGCCGCCAAGCGCACCCGGTACGCGGGCGAGGCCGCCCGCCCCGTCCTGGGCAAGCCCGCCAAGCGGCTCGCCAAACGGGTCAAGGCGGTCCAGAGCCTGCTCGGCGACCACCAGGACGGGGTGGTCGCCCGGGACGCCCTGCGCGCTCTGGCCGTGCACGCCCACGGAGCCGGTGAGTCCGCTTTCACCTGGGGACTTCTGTACGGCCGGGAGGAGGCGGCGGCGGCCCGGCTGGAGCACCGGCTGCCGCACGTGTGGGCGCGGGCGTCCGAGGCCCGGTTGCGGGCGGCGCTGAAGAGCTGA
- a CDS encoding TIGR03960 family B12-binding radical SAM protein, whose product MSAESVFPQLEALLPHVQKPIQYVGGELNSTVKPWDECDVRWALMYPDAYEVGLPNQGVMILYEVLNEREGVLAERTYSVWPDLEELMREHEVPQFTVDSHRPVGAFDVFGLSFSTELGYTNMLTALDLAGIPLEAKDRTMDDPIVLAGGHAAFNPEPIADFIDCAVIGDGEQAVLEITEIVRAWKAEGRPGGRDEVLFRLARTGGVYVPRFYDVEYLPDGRIARVVPNKSGVPWRVSKHTVMDLDEWPYPKQPLVPLAETVHERMSVEIFRGCTRGCRFCQAGMITRPVRERSITGIGEMVDRGLKATGFEEVGLLSLSSADHSEIGEIAKGLADRYTEDKVGLSLPSTRVDAFNVDLANELTRNGRRSGLTFAPEGGSERMRKVINKMVSEEDLIRTVSTAYGNGWRQVKLYFMCGLPTETDEDVLQIGDMAVNVIAKGREVSGQNDIRCTVSIGGFVPKPHTPFQWAPQLSAEDTDARLKKLRDKIRGDKKYGRSIGFRYHDGKPGIVEGLLSRGDRRVGSVIRAVYEDGGRFDGWREHFSYDRWMACAEKTLPGFGLDVDWYTTRERTYEEVLPWDHLDSGLDKDWLWEDWQDSLDETEVEDCRWTPCFDCGVCPQLDLDIQIGPTGKKLLPLTVVK is encoded by the coding sequence ATGTCTGCCGAGTCGGTCTTCCCACAGCTCGAAGCTCTGCTCCCGCATGTGCAGAAGCCCATCCAGTACGTCGGCGGTGAGCTGAACTCCACCGTCAAGCCGTGGGACGAATGCGACGTCCGCTGGGCGCTCATGTACCCCGACGCCTACGAGGTCGGTCTGCCCAACCAGGGCGTCATGATCCTCTACGAGGTGCTCAACGAGCGCGAAGGGGTCCTCGCCGAGCGCACGTACAGCGTCTGGCCGGACCTCGAAGAGCTGATGCGCGAGCACGAGGTGCCGCAGTTCACGGTGGACAGCCACCGGCCCGTCGGCGCGTTCGACGTCTTCGGGCTGAGCTTCTCCACCGAGCTCGGCTACACCAACATGCTCACGGCCCTGGACCTGGCGGGCATCCCGCTGGAGGCCAAGGACCGCACGATGGACGACCCGATCGTGCTCGCGGGCGGTCACGCCGCGTTCAACCCCGAGCCCATCGCCGACTTCATCGACTGCGCGGTCATCGGCGACGGTGAGCAGGCGGTCCTGGAGATCACCGAGATCGTCCGCGCCTGGAAGGCCGAAGGCCGGCCCGGCGGCCGCGACGAGGTGTTGTTCCGCCTCGCCCGTACCGGCGGCGTCTACGTCCCGCGCTTCTACGACGTCGAGTACCTCCCGGACGGCCGTATCGCCCGTGTGGTGCCCAACAAGTCGGGCGTGCCGTGGCGTGTGTCCAAGCACACCGTCATGGACCTCGACGAGTGGCCCTACCCGAAGCAGCCGCTGGTCCCGCTCGCCGAGACCGTCCACGAGCGGATGTCCGTCGAGATCTTCCGCGGCTGCACCCGCGGCTGCCGTTTCTGCCAGGCCGGCATGATCACGCGCCCCGTGCGGGAGCGAAGCATCACCGGCATCGGCGAGATGGTCGACCGCGGTCTGAAGGCGACCGGCTTCGAGGAGGTCGGCCTGCTCTCGCTCTCGTCCGCCGACCACTCCGAGATCGGCGAGATCGCCAAGGGCCTCGCCGACCGGTACACCGAGGACAAGGTCGGCCTTTCCCTGCCGTCCACCCGCGTCGACGCGTTCAACGTGGACCTCGCCAACGAGCTGACCCGCAACGGCCGCCGTTCCGGTCTCACCTTCGCCCCCGAGGGCGGCTCCGAGCGCATGCGCAAGGTCATCAACAAGATGGTCTCGGAGGAGGACCTGATCCGTACGGTCTCCACCGCGTACGGCAACGGCTGGCGCCAGGTGAAGCTGTACTTCATGTGCGGCCTGCCCACCGAGACCGACGAGGACGTCCTCCAGATCGGCGACATGGCGGTCAACGTGATCGCCAAGGGCCGCGAGGTGTCCGGTCAGAACGACATCCGCTGCACCGTCTCCATCGGCGGGTTCGTCCCCAAGCCCCACACCCCGTTCCAGTGGGCGCCGCAGCTGAGCGCCGAGGACACCGACGCGCGGCTCAAGAAGCTCCGCGACAAGATCCGGGGCGACAAGAAGTACGGCCGCTCCATCGGATTCCGCTACCACGACGGCAAGCCCGGCATCGTCGAGGGACTCCTCTCGCGCGGCGACCGCCGCGTCGGCTCCGTCATCCGCGCGGTGTACGAGGACGGCGGCCGCTTCGACGGCTGGCGCGAGCACTTCAGCTACGACCGCTGGATGGCCTGCGCCGAGAAGACGCTGCCCGGCTTCGGTCTCGACGTCGACTGGTACACCACCCGCGAGCGGACCTACGAGGAGGTCCTGCCCTGGGACCACCTCGACTCCGGCCTGGACAAGGACTGGCTCTGGGAGGACTGGCAGGACTCGCTCGACGAGACCGAGGTCGAGGACTGCCGCTGGACCCCCTGCTTCGACTGCGGCGTCTGCCCGCAGCTCGACCTGGACATCCAGATCGGCCCCACCGGCAAGAAGCTGCTGCCGCTCACCGTGGTGAAGTGA
- a CDS encoding TIGR03936 family radical SAM-associated protein has protein sequence MQRIRLRYTKRGRLRFTSHRDFQRAFERALRRSEVPMAYSAGFTPHPKVSYANAAPTGTGSEAEFLEIALTEHRDPQLLRDLLNESLPDGLDITDAVEARTSGLADRLTASVWEMRLDGVTLQDAEAAVAAFLAAETVEVQRRAKNGVRTFDAREAVVGLEALDPRPDGSADTACAILRLVVRHMTPAVRPDDVLSGLRAVADLAPPVPVAVTRLAQGLFDEESGTVTDPLAPDRDAPPAVPATAPGSVATAPEGSGSA, from the coding sequence GTGCAGCGCATCCGACTGCGCTACACCAAGCGCGGCCGCCTCCGGTTCACCAGCCACCGAGACTTCCAGCGTGCCTTCGAGCGGGCCCTGCGCCGCTCCGAGGTACCCATGGCCTACTCGGCGGGCTTCACCCCGCACCCCAAGGTTTCGTACGCCAACGCCGCTCCGACCGGCACCGGCAGCGAGGCCGAGTTCCTGGAGATCGCGCTCACCGAGCACCGCGACCCGCAGCTCCTGCGCGACCTCCTCAACGAATCCCTGCCGGACGGCCTCGACATCACCGACGCCGTGGAAGCCCGGACCTCCGGGCTCGCCGACCGGCTGACCGCCTCCGTCTGGGAGATGCGCCTCGACGGCGTCACCCTCCAGGACGCCGAAGCGGCCGTGGCCGCCTTCCTCGCCGCCGAGACGGTCGAGGTCCAGCGCCGGGCGAAGAACGGTGTGCGCACCTTCGACGCCCGCGAGGCCGTGGTCGGCCTGGAGGCCCTCGATCCACGGCCCGATGGGTCCGCGGACACCGCTTGTGCGATACTGCGCCTGGTAGTGCGGCACATGACACCCGCCGTACGACCCGACGACGTCCTGTCCGGTCTCCGAGCTGTGGCCGACCTGGCGCCGCCGGTCCCCGTAGCGGTGACCAGGCTGGCGCAGGGGCTCTTCGACGAGGAGTCCGGCACGGTGACCGACCCGCTCGCGCCCGACCGCGACGCACCCCCGGCCGTCCCAGCGACGGCCCCCGGGAGTGTCGCGACGGCGCCTGAAGGTTCGGGTTCCGCGTAA